In Rothia mucilaginosa, one genomic interval encodes:
- the sucC gene encoding ADP-forming succinate--CoA ligase subunit beta, whose product MDLFEYQARELFAKHGVPVLKGIVATTPEEAKAAAEEIGGLTVIKAQVKTGGRGKAGGVKLAKSPEEAYEHAKAILGMDIKGHTVHRVLVADGADIAEEYYFSLLLDRANRSYLAMCSVEGGMEIEQLAAERPEALAKIEVDPLVGLDQAKAEEIAKAAGFSAELQEKVVPVLVKLGEVYTKEDATLVEVNPLVLTPEGTILALDGKVSLDDNAEFRQPEHEALVDKSAENPLEAKAKQFDLNYVKLDGEVGIVGNGAGLVMSTLDVVAYAGENHGNVKPANFLDIGGGASAEVMAAGLEIILGDEQVKSVFVNVFGGITACDAVADGIVKALEILGDAATKPLVVRLDGNNVAEGRRILSEANHPLVVLAETMDSGADKAAELAHKA is encoded by the coding sequence GCCTGACCGTCATTAAGGCTCAGGTTAAGACCGGCGGCCGCGGTAAGGCTGGCGGCGTTAAGCTCGCAAAGTCCCCCGAAGAAGCTTACGAGCACGCTAAGGCAATTCTCGGCATGGACATCAAGGGCCACACCGTTCACCGCGTGCTGGTCGCTGACGGCGCAGACATCGCCGAAGAATACTACTTCTCCCTCCTGCTGGACCGCGCAAACCGCTCCTACCTGGCAATGTGCTCGGTAGAAGGCGGTATGGAAATTGAGCAGCTCGCTGCTGAGCGCCCCGAGGCACTGGCAAAGATCGAGGTTGACCCGCTGGTCGGCCTGGACCAGGCTAAGGCTGAGGAAATTGCTAAGGCAGCAGGTTTCTCCGCAGAACTGCAGGAGAAGGTTGTTCCCGTTCTCGTCAAGCTGGGCGAAGTCTACACCAAGGAAGACGCAACCCTGGTTGAGGTTAACCCCCTCGTTCTGACCCCCGAGGGCACCATTCTCGCCCTGGACGGCAAGGTCTCCCTGGACGACAACGCAGAATTCCGCCAGCCCGAGCACGAGGCTCTCGTGGACAAGTCCGCTGAGAACCCGCTGGAAGCTAAGGCAAAGCAGTTCGACCTGAACTACGTGAAGCTGGACGGCGAGGTCGGCATCGTTGGTAACGGTGCAGGTCTGGTTATGTCCACCCTGGACGTCGTTGCATACGCTGGTGAGAACCACGGCAACGTCAAGCCCGCAAACTTCCTTGATATTGGTGGCGGCGCGTCCGCTGAGGTTATGGCTGCCGGCCTGGAAATCATTCTGGGCGACGAGCAGGTCAAGAGCGTTTTCGTGAACGTCTTCGGCGGCATCACCGCATGTGACGCAGTGGCAGACGGCATTGTGAAGGCTCTGGAGATTCTGGGCGACGCAGCAACCAAGCCCCTGGTTGTGCGCCTGGACGGCAACAACGTTGCTGAGGGTCGCCGCATCCTCTCCGAGGCGAACCACCCGCTGGTTGTTCTGGCTGAGACCATGGACTCCGGCGCTGACAAGGCAGCAGAGCTCGCTCACAAGGCGTAA
- the sucD gene encoding succinate--CoA ligase subunit alpha, producing the protein MSIFVNKDSKVIVQGITGGEGTKHTARMLAAGTNIVGGVNARKAGTTVTHKAKDGSDIELNVFGSVAEAMEKTGANVSIVFVPPAFTKAAVLEAIEAKIGLVVVITEGVPVQDSAEFWAAAKASVDENGKQITRIIGPNCPGIISPEECLVGIIPANITGKGKIGLVSKSGTLTYQLMYELSDIGFTTAIGIGGDPIIGTTHIDALEAFEADPETEAIVMIGEIGGDAEERAAEYIKANVTKPVVGYIAGFTAPEGKTMGHAGAIVSGSSGTAQAKKEALEAAGVKVGKTPSEAANLMREIFAAK; encoded by the coding sequence ATGTCTATCTTTGTGAACAAGGACTCCAAGGTCATCGTTCAGGGCATCACCGGTGGCGAGGGTACCAAGCACACCGCACGCATGCTCGCAGCAGGCACCAACATTGTGGGCGGCGTGAACGCTCGCAAGGCTGGCACCACCGTCACCCACAAGGCGAAGGACGGCTCCGACATCGAGCTGAACGTGTTCGGTTCCGTAGCTGAGGCTATGGAGAAGACCGGCGCGAACGTCTCCATCGTCTTCGTTCCCCCGGCCTTCACCAAGGCAGCAGTTCTCGAGGCTATCGAGGCTAAGATCGGTCTCGTCGTCGTCATCACCGAGGGCGTTCCGGTTCAGGACTCCGCAGAGTTCTGGGCAGCCGCTAAGGCATCCGTGGACGAGAACGGCAAGCAGATCACCCGCATCATCGGCCCCAACTGCCCCGGCATCATCTCCCCCGAGGAGTGCCTGGTTGGTATTATCCCGGCGAACATCACCGGCAAGGGCAAGATCGGTCTGGTCTCCAAGTCCGGTACCCTGACCTACCAGCTGATGTACGAACTGTCCGACATTGGTTTCACCACCGCTATCGGTATTGGTGGCGACCCCATCATCGGCACCACCCACATCGACGCTCTGGAAGCTTTCGAAGCTGACCCCGAGACCGAAGCAATCGTCATGATTGGTGAGATCGGTGGTGACGCTGAGGAGCGTGCTGCAGAGTACATCAAGGCAAACGTGACCAAGCCCGTCGTTGGTTACATTGCAGGCTTCACCGCTCCTGAGGGTAAGACCATGGGCCACGCAGGCGCTATTGTCTCCGGTTCCTCCGGTACCGCTCAGGCAAAGAAGGAAGCTCTGGAAGCAGCAGGCGTGAAGGTCGGTAAGACCCCCTCCGAGGCTGCAAACCTGATGCGCGAAATCTTCGCAGCGAAGTAG